DNA from Oncorhynchus masou masou isolate Uvic2021 chromosome 5, UVic_Omas_1.1, whole genome shotgun sequence:
TCATAAATATGAGGATGACAGTGTATTTCTATATTATATGATTGTATCCCCTGTGTCTCCCACAGTATGCACTCCTCTAGGACTATCACGCATGTTCAGCGTCACAGGAAGGCTACTGGTCAAACCCagggtgagtgtgtctgtgtaagACTCATGTTGGTGTGTTTTTGTCCTTTAGTTTATGTGCTGTCTGTACAGCTCTGGAAAAGATTAAGATACCACTGCAAAATGATCACTTCTCTGGTTttactatttataggtatgtgtttgggtaaaattattttgttttattctataaacttCTTACAGcatttctcccaaattccaaataaaaatattgtcatttagagcatttatttgcagaaaatgacaactgGTCAAATAACAAAAACGatgcagtgttgtcagacctcgaataatgcaaagaaaataagttcatattcatttttaaacaacacaatactaatgTTCTAACTTAGGAAGAGTTCAGAAATTAATATTTGATGGAATAACCCTGATTTTCAATGACAGATTTCATGCGTCTTGGCCTGCTCTCCACCAGTCTTAATCATATTCCAGAGGTTTTCAacagggttcaggtctggagattgggctggtcatgacagggtcttgatctggtggTCCTACATCCACACCTTGatttacctggctgtgtggcatggagcattgtcctgctggaaaaaccaatcctcagagttggggaacattgtcagagcagaaggaaGCAAGTTTTGGTAAAAGAAACTGCTAATTTTGCAGTTCAATTCTTTCCAGAGCTGTATATAGCTTTGTGTATAGGTGTACCccattgtatgtgtgtggtgttggtatgtattgtatgtgtgtggtgttggtatgtactgtatgtgctggTCTGAGTCAATGTCTTCCATCATCAGTTGCTGGAGGACCTTGATGAGACAATGAGTTGTGCTGAGTTTGAAGAGGCCTCTCTATCCAGGAACCTCACTAGTAAGTCTCATGACCTAACGTACTGTATATCCATGATATAACATATGCCAATTTTATGCCATAATTTGTCCCTTTCATGCATAATTAAAGTGATGCTATTTATCTTTAAAGGGAATGAATAGAAGCTTATCACAAAATTACAACTCTTTCTTTCCCCCATTAGGTGGGAACTCGTTATGGATTAATGTGAATGCAGAGGTTCTGAGGAACCGGTTCCTCAACATTCAGGCCCGACGGATTGCTCTGGGTAAGAacctagaggtcgaccgactatgatttttcGATACCGAttgttggaggaccaaaaaagcagatacccATTAATCggatgtttttaaatattttttatatatatatttgtaataatgacaattacaacaatactgaatgcacaatgaacacttttatttttaacttaatataatacataaataaaatctatttagtctcaaataaataatgaaacatgttcaatttggtttaaataatgcaaaaacccagttttggagaagaaagtaaaagtacaatatgagccatgtaaaaaagctaacgtttaagttccttgctccgaacatatgaaagcttgtggttccttttaacatgagtctttaatattcccaattaagaagttttaggttgtagttattataggacaatttctctctataacatttgtatttcacagacctttgactattggatgctcTTATAGGCACcgtagtattgccagcctaatctctaatctcgggagttgataggcttgaagtcataaacagcgctgtgcttcaagcatagCGAAAAGTTGCTGGCAAATGGAGGAAAGTTCGGTTTGAataaatgcttacgagcctgctgctgcctaccaccgctcagactgctctatcaaatcatagacttaattataatataataacacacagaaatatgagtcttaggtcattaatatggtcatatccggaaactataattttgaaaacaaaacgtttattttttcagtgaaatacggaaccgttccgtattttattgaacgggtggcaaccctaagtctaaatattgctgttacattgcacaaccttcaatgttatgtcataattatgtaagaTTCTGGCAAATGAATTATGGTCTTTGTTTGGAAGAAATGGtattcacacagttcgcaacgagtcAGGCAACCCAAACTGCTGTATACACACTGATTTTGCttacactgaacgcaagagaagttaCACAATTTCAGgcactgcattgattatatgcaacgcagggcaagctagttaaactagtaatatcatcaactatgtgtagttaactagtgattatgttaaaatTGATTGGTTTTTAAAAGatcagtttaatgctagctagcagctgcactcgcataacaggtggtcagcctgccacgcagtctcctcgtggattacaatataatcggccataatcggagTCCAAAAAGGccaattaccgattgttatgaaaacttgaaatcggccctaattaatcggccattccgattaatcggtcgacctctagtaagaGGTCATTGACTTTCCTAGAAACACAGAACATGTCCTACGCTACGAGGCCTGGCCAGGAAGACTGGCTATAATTAGGGCCTGGAGTTTGTGacctggtcaggaaaaactccaaACGATAAAAAGACTGGGATTCTTAGACACTAACTCTGGATTTATGTTTTGCCTTCAGAGATACGGAAGAGAGCGTCACCATGGCAGCGTAACCTAGGATACCCATTGGCCATGCTGTTGCTGCTGGCTGTAACGGTGAGGAGAGGCAGACTCACCACTCATCTCGCCTCCTCATTCAAAATGTTGTGTGTATTTTGATGTGAGTGTTGTTCTCTTTCCCAGGTGGTGTGTGTGCTTATTGTGTGTTACCATGTGGTGGAGTTGCTGTTTGACGATACAGCTATGCCTCGAGGGATGGAGGTGAGGGGATGCTTTCCTTTACAAGCAATAACTAATAATTCAGCAAATATCTAATTTAATTCAAACAAAGATATGTTGTTGCTACTAGTTCTTGCCTTGTAACTTTTTAAGGGACACTGTATAGCATAGTAGAGCTATAGTAGACCTGTATACACTATGAAACAGAGTTTATATAATTAAACAGAacagagtttatataatgtgtgtaCTATTGACATTTTAATTGTATTATCACAGGATGTAAATAGTGTtaactttctttctctctcctcttgaaGGACCCTCTCCTGGGCGCTGCCTCGTTCTCCATGTTTGGTTCGTTAGGGGCTGCAGTGCAGGTGATCCTCATCCTGTATCTCATGATCTCCTCAGTAGTGGGTTTCTACAGCTCCCCACTGTTCACTGGACTACGCCCCCGCGCACAGGACACCACACtgacacaggtacacacacacacacacacacacacactggcacacacacactgctcgctctctcttccgTGGGGCATTCTCATAATAACCCAactttcttcttctcttttctcAGATTATTGGGAACTGTGTTTCTCTATTGGTGCTCAGCTCAGCACTGCCTGTATTTTCTAGGACTTTGGGTAAGTCTGCAGAGGAGGACTTGGTGTCAGGTGCTCTTGTATGACAGACTGGCATACATATAAAATACCAACATATGGATGCTTTTTCTAAACATTAACCATTGAATGGTTTGGTCCTTTGGTCTTGATTCAGGGATCACCCGGTTTGATCTGCTGGGAGACTTTGGTCGGTTTAACTGGCTGGGAAACTTCCACATCGTCTTCCTGTATAACATACTGTTTGCCGGGCTGACCTCTGCCTGTCTGATCAACACTCTCACATGGACTGTACAGAGGGAACTCATCAGAGCATTCGGTATGTTGGggtcacacacagatacacaacccTGCATGCATgtacacatgctcacacacgTTGTGATCGGCTGATTCCCTAATCTGGTCCTCTATCTTGTCACAGGGCTGCATAAACTGCCGTCGACTGTGTCCCGCTCCACCATCCCACTCAGGCTCCTATTGGCTAATGGACTCTCAAAGATTCAGTGACACTTGAACAAGCCAATGACCTTGGCTAACCAAAGTGAGTTTACCAAAAATCAGTGTCCCCAAATATTGAGCTGACGTAAACTGTCATtgaaagagagaagagattgACCTGTTTGCTGATGGACGACTGGTGATCCTGTCACCACTGATatgagaagaggaggaaactTGGTTAGATGAAACATATCGTCTGATCAGGAATGGACTTGGACCTCAGACATGATCATACATACAGAGAATAGGTACAGGTACTGCGCCAAAGGGGACCAATGCAATTTGTCTCCTTTTCTGTCAGGTCTATAACGGAGTAAgtgagaaataaaaataaaaaaagaagagGGAGACAATGGTGAAGAAAACAAAATGAACAGAAAGGGAGCAAGAATTTAGGTTTCTATGCGTAGAGTATGGAGATGGTCATCTTCGAGTCCCAAGGTCATTCCCAATATATGAACACTTCAAAGACATCCAAAGTGACTTCTGCTGAAATGTCTGCCAATCTCAAAACATCTGGATCCCTGACTCTTTGACAGGAAGGAACTCCACAAGAACTTCAGCTCTATGTACTTTTTTAGACCTGGCTTTTCCTCTCTAGCACTTATGACCTTATTTATTATTCAAATGATTTATTCTGCTGTGTCATCTTGTGAACATTATATCACTTCTTTCTGTTGTCCTTTAATGGAATGTTTTGGAAAGAAGAAGATGTCTGCATGGTGTCAAAGAATAACAGTAAATCGGTTAACAGTAATGAAAGTAAGGGATGGGTACAGTAACTCTACTTCTATGCATATGGCCAATTCTACTATACTCCTTTTTAGTATATCATTCTCATTTACACATTTGTATCACAACCTTGTGTAATAGGGACAGTTTATTGTTGGACTGAAAAGTTGGACAGCTGCCTTTTGTGACGAGAACAGCAACATACAATGCTTAGCACCATGGCGCTAAAGGAAATTTAAGGTAGAGACCGGAAACAATGGCCTGGAAGTTAAGACCAAGTTAAACTGTGatgtgtttacagtgtgtgtgtttatgtgcctGTGTTTGAGTAAAAgagtgcctgtgtgtttgtgtccgtcAGTGTACATTCATTTTTTTTGTGCAATGTTGCATTAATGCATGGAGATTTTTCTCCAATATCTCAAGTtcctttcatttttttaaatcacgtttttgttttttaattatGAGTTTGTGTCAATAGATTTATTTTGACATCAAGTGAATGTTCATGTGTTTGTCTCACAGGGGTAAAACCTCTCCTGAATCGTCCAAATGTATTGTCATTAAAATGCCAGAACAGTAGGCGACATGTTAAATTGTCTGTATGTCTTGTAAAACTGTATGCTTTACTATGATGTAtgattgttagctagctatacaTTTGAACTCTGGTTAAAAGTATATGAAAATAGTTTTTGTAAGGACTCTTTACTGGAATAAATATTTTCAGTCTATTTCTTATACCATTGTTTCTAATTTTTTGCATAGCATACTAAGAACATGTATTGATTTGGAAACCCAGTTTCACTCCAATCTGGAAGATTGCCTGATGTTTTTAGAGCCTCAAATTGGCTAATCTTTATGTCGAGACAAATCCATGTCCCACACCATCTGTTATGTGTCTTAGTACAACATGTTATGGTAAAGATAAGTCTGTCATCATTTTTACCTTCAATTTCGTCATTGAGGTGTTGCTGGATCTACACAAAGATGGCATAAGTGCACTCAACCTAACATAAACATTTCATAGCTGCCTAAAGTAGTCTAACAGACACATTTTGGAGTAGTCACGTTCCAAATCATAACAGGGCCCACCATTCACATAGGCCtatttaaaacatattttttaaaagCACGTTTCTGTAAAGATATGTATATGATAATCTTGTATTGTCATTGAGCATTTAATAATAAAAACAGATGAATGTGTTTTGCAATATGTGTTAAAAAGGCCTagcttgtgtctgtctgtctctcacattTGTAGATAACTAATTCAGGTTCAGAGTGACATCTGCTGTACAAAATGGGGCACCCTCCTTATACCTCAATACCACTGTCGTCCCTagctaccacagccacaaagtcataaaccccgcctatttctacaatttctatTCTTAAAATATgactttaaacctaaccctacgcTAAACCACACTGCTAAGTATATGCcttccctaaccttaaattaagaccagaaggcacattttttttgttttcatgaatgaCTATATATTTACTTTGTGGCTGTTGTAACGAGTGGAAACCCAATGGCACCCTCATGTCAAGCTCTGACGTGTGTCTTTTTACGACGGTGTGCTTGTCCAGTTTCCGACAGTGTGACTCGCAAAGCGTAACCGCTGTGAATAAGCTGTTTTAGTTTCCTGTTTTACATTCTAAAAACGAATCTTTAGATACTTTCAAACAAATTATCAACGAAAATAACTGTACCGATAACCGATATATTGCAATTATCAGTCGAAATACGTGTTCAACCAGCTTCAGTTCTGAAGTTGCAACTCGAGGCCCCTGCGGAGTGTTAGCTCTAGCGGCACTGTAAAGTTTGTTGTTGTCACGTGACGTAATACGAATGTGGCGATAAAGTTTTTGTTTCGTTATTAAAACTGCCATACATTTCAACATTGGCTATCTATTGAAGTAACAATTTTAACACGATGCCTCAACCAAAATACAGGAAGATTGCTGTGATTGGGTACAGATCTGTAGGTGAGTCATATAAGAAGCTAACTAACGCGTTAGCCAGCTTTTGTTTTTGTTTGCATAGCTACGCTATTGCTAGCTAAGCTAGCAAGTGTTAGCTAGTTAATACCAAAACACAATACCATAGTTGTGTAACTTAATTGTGTACATGTTTGTATAGAAGTTGTCGACAATTACGAAACGTTGTCGTTGATATCATTATTTCTATTCACCATGCCAAAGTTGTGTGCTAACTTTGCCACAACGGCAGCCAAGTAACTAGTTCCTCGATGTGGCACTGTCTCGCGTCTACCTCACACTCTACTTACAGTTAGATATTTGCATTGTGAAATATCTCTTGTCATAGCTAACGTTAGGCTATTACAATTTATAACAGTTGTTCAGAGTTCGATAACTTTCAGTTTCTTACTTACCAAATGGtaattttctatgattttggaaATTGTTGCTCATCGGCCACCACAACAATACATTATTTAATACATTATTTCTTTACTTCTACAGGAAAGTCTTCTCTCACAATACAGTTTGTGGAAGGACAGTTCGTAGATTCATATGACCCTACCATTGAAAACAgtaagtatttatttatttattttatataaatgTGTTGGATCAGTTTTGTTTATCTAATTGCACCCATTGTAAGGTGCCGTTGAGGATCAAATAATATGCATGGATGAAAATAAGTTATAGGTGGTTGTATCCAGAATGTTTTCTCATTTCATGACCATGTTATATCCAGCAATTACCATTTTCTCCTGTATGCTGCCTGTGATGTAGGACTATTCAATAGTCAGATTCCGTTGCTAAACATTTAGCAACTGAAACCTTTTATTGTTTACCCTAGGGACCTACCacaatttgtccaatagaaacttgtTTTCGTTGCGGAATGTTGTACGTTTAGGATAAACGGCTTCTGTTACAACACATTTTGCAACTGAATCTGACTAATGAATACACACGTGGCTTGGGCTTGACCACTTGTCTCATCATCTGTTTCCAGCCTTCAACAAAATGGTGTCTGTCAACGGTCAAGACTTCAATCTTCAATTGGTAGATACTGCGGGTCAGGTATGTATGCTTTACATTGTACTACATTACTTATTTTATTTACCTCAGTTTCTTTAATAAAAACACTATATACCTGCTGGGTTCCGGTGATCAGTGGCAGTTTGCGCAGATGAAATGTAGAATTGTTGGGATATTGACAAAAAACAATGATCGATATTTATTTCAGAAGCACTTGTCTCTTGTTTTTGTTTTCAATCTAACTGATTTCTCCCCTTATCGCTACAGGACGAGTACTCTATTTTCCCTCAGTCTCATTCAATGGACATCCATGGTTATGTCTTGGTCTACGCAGTGACTTCCATGAAAAGGTGAGTAGTCACAGGTACATTTCATTCTGGGTTTATCCATCAGAGAATGTGTTCAATAGTCACttgtacagggttgcaggtgtgattgcagggtacagtgaaaatCTTATGGTCCAAGCTCCGACATGCAGGatgaagtgaaataaaataatgaaaatggtcataaaaaaacaacaatagaAATAGCAcaatatacatcataatggtagtAGGGGGGAAACATCTTTGCCCTTGTGACtactgtgtatatagatggtTGTCTGTGCATCAATGCACACATGGACCCTAGTAACCTGTCTCTTTGTCTTTCACTTTTTGCAGTTTTGAAGTTGTTCAGGTTCTTCATGACAAGCTTCTAGATATGGTTGGGAAAATACAGTAAGTTAACCAAAATTATAAAAAGTTTAATGCTGCTTTTGATGAATTTGTTTCTTTAAACGTTTTTGTTTTTCATGTAAGAAATATCAATGGATGTTTTCTTTTAGGGTGCCAACTGTTCTTGTTGGGAACAAAAAAGATCTCCACATGGAAAGGTAAACTTACTTGAGCTGAATGAAGGTGGAGAGCAATGGTGCTCCCACTCACATGCAAGGCTGGTACAGTATGTGTTGAACCATGACACTGTCTGATATATGGTTTCACCTTGGTTATCCAGCCAAGGCCTTGGACCTTGTGACTATAGAGGTACATCAGTGCCCCctgaatatactgtatgtgatttcATTACATCATGCTCAGTGTGTCCTTTTTCCCCTCAGGGTGATCAAGCCAGAAGAAGGGAAGAAGCTGGCCGACTCATGGGGAGCAGCGTTCATGGAGTCTTCTGCCAAGGAGAACGAGGTagacaaatatatattttctgtAGACAGAGCTACTCACCAAAATTGTGTTTATTCAAAATAATTAAGGTATTTATTGATTTGTTTTCATCTCTGCATTGCAGACCGCTGTAGAGTTATTCAAGCGGATCATTCTGGAGATGGAAAGGGCGGATGGGAACGTTGCCTCAGAAGATAAGAAGTGTGCTGTGATGTAAGAGGGTCTAACCAGGACAGCAGTAAGCTCATTGGCCGAAACCAGGAGACACATCACCACCAGCCTGCCAATCATGACATCCCCAGCACCAAGGAGCTGCAGTCGCAATGTGGCCATTTATAATTCAATAGTGTTTTGCAAAGGCAGCCAATCACACTCAAGACTGACAAAGGAGAACTCTGAGAGGTGTCACACAAGGGTTTTACTGAACTCTGTCAAGTTTGGTTGGCTTAAACCAAACCCCATGAAAAACAAAACATGAAAATGCCAAATGTAATGTATGAGCCACAAACTCAAACTTTACACACAAAAAACATCTCCCTGATAATCTGATAATTGCAATCAACTAGCTAGCCATGCATCAACAGATGGAGCAGTGACTGGCCAGTGTCCCTGACTCTCACTGGCTAGCTTCACCTTGTACACCTTGACTCCTTTTCTCAGGTCATCTGTATACTTCAATGAATACACAGGCCATGGCAGAGAGCCACAGTTCACATTGCTGTTGTAGCGATATTGGAAAGTTGCTATGATATACAACTGATTAATGTCTTAGTTACAGTATCTTGGAATGAGTTTTCTTTCACACAATACGTGTGTTGCGGAAATACATTTCCTCTTGCATTGGTCTTGGCTAACATTGTTTCACTGTAAAACTTTCAGCAAGTCAACTTCAGGTTACACTTCATCCTTGAACTGTAAATCATGTCTTTTAGAAAACAACAATTTTTATTTTCTAGAATACATTTTGATGTTCTTCAGCACTTCTGGTTGGCAGATTGGTCctcgctcccttcctctctgtgaTTTATCTGTCATCTAACTTTAATAATTGAGCTGTAATTATCCAGTAGATGAGGCACCCTTGAATTAAGTTTCAGATTAGAAGAGTGGAAGGGATCAGTTATATTTAAAAGTTGTGGCCTTTTGATCCCAGAGAACTAGAATCCTATACACAGGTTCGATAGTGTTGTTGGTTATATCCTGAGATAATACATGTTTGTTTATTCAGCAGCATATTTAATAAAATGTCTGCATATAATTATACTATAATTAAGAATATTATGGACTTGCAGTTTTTGCATTCACTGATAATTCCTTACCACTGTGGACTGCAAACCAGTTCATGGGGACCACAGGATCTGCTGGTTTAGTTTTGGGGTTTTGATTCCAGAAGTGATGTAGGCTTGCTCAAGCTCAATAAGGATGCTGTATGACCCATTATGACTTATACATTTAGTATTGAGTCAGGGAATAGCAGCGGTCACACAGTGCTCACCATAGCCTGATTTGCGTGTCTACTTTAGCCTTACAAACAAGATCAATTAGAAGCCAATGGTTTTTACTGACATTACTTTCATTTATCCACCCCCTAGTAtctattatttgttattttgaTGTTTTTTTGGGATAGAGTGCTTCTCTTTGAGTAAGTAGtaggttgattgattgataggTGATTGATGGTCAAAGAGAAGCTGGTGATGCTGTGTCTTGTGCCTTACCTTACCCTTCAATACCCCCTTTATTCAACCCACCTGCTTCCCTACCTGACTCAAGGTGCTCTAGTTTTTTTTCTGTTGCCTTGATCCAATGGGCAAAAACCAGGTGGTGTTGTGCAACCAATATCCCCACGGTCAATGTTAACTGAGAAATCTTGCTGTAAACAGTtttgtatatataaataaatccTTTACTCCATTAAAAGTCTATTTTTTTATTGATTAGTTGTGCTGTAGATGCTCAATAACTAAGAATAAGAATTCCACAAGTCTCTCAGGAAATTAGTAATTATTTGTTTGACAAAACCGAGCAAAGACTAATTATGACACTAACAATTATGTAATTGTCCCTGTACTAAACCTAAACTATCATAAAGTGCAATAGTAATGGCATCTTTTTGTAGGCACTGACTCCACCATGGCTTGTTGGCCAAAGCTTATGGGGAAATGAATGGAGATTTTTGTTTTTTGGATCAACACTGAAAATAAGGTCCCTGTTaaacaggcttaggagatcttatatgttttgttctatgagatcatATTCATCAGCAAATGTCACTTTTTGGAATTTTGAAGCACTTAATCAAAAAAGCActtaaaggcttcataattcataaaggtcatgttaactgacatTATCTCAGAACAAAATGTAAAAGATCGCCTAAGCCTGtgaacctcagaccttatttttggCTTTTATACCAAAACCCAATTCTTTCCCCATAAGAATGATGGCTGAAGGAACCAGAGGTAAATCATTTCCAGTTTTCGGACTACAAGTTGGCGCGCACCTTGATGGTCTTTATGGAGGTTTGTCAACTATGGCATAAGGAGACGAcgagtggataagaggcaatctgtaattttgattaagacattcaTGAGTGAGCTAGGAttgacgtagtcaatataactctatagcacttttgaaatgtacagggACAGACTTCAGAACATTCTagcaaaaattccctgtcttaggtcagttaggatcaccactttattttaagaatgtgaaatgtcagaataatagtagtagagagaattatttatttcagcttttatttctttcatcacattcccagtagctcagaagtttacatacactcaattagtatttggtagcattgtctttaattgtttaacttgggtcaaatgtttcagttagccttccacaagcttcccacaataagttgggtgaattttggcccattcctcctgacggagctggtgtaactgaatcaggtttgtaggactctttgctcgcacatgctttttcagttctgcccacacattttctataggattgaggtcagggctttgtgatggccactccaataccttgactttattgtccttaagccattttcccacaactttggaagtatgcttggggtcattgtccatttggaagatccatttgcaaccaaactttaacttcctgactgatgtcttgagatgttgcttcaatatatccacataattttcctacctcatgaagccatctattttgtgatgtgtaccagtccctcctgtagcaaagcacccccagaacatgatgctgccacccccgggcttcacggttgggatgttgttcttcggcttgcaagcttcccgctttttcctccaaacataacgatggccattatggccaaacagttctatttttgtttcattagaccagaggacatttctcgaaATAGCACagtctttgtcccaatgtgcagttgcaaaccatagtttgGCTTTAATATCCCGGTTTTGGAGTAGTGACTTcatccttgctgaacggcctttcaggttatgtcaatataggaattgttttactgtggatatagatacttttgtacctgtttcctccagcatcgtcacaaggtcctttgctgttgttatgggattgatttgtacttttcgcaccaacgtacgttcatctctaggagacagaacatgtctccttcctgaaccgtatgacgtctgcgtggtcccatggttatTATtcatgcgtactattgtttgtacagatgaacgtggtaccttcaggcatttggaaattgctcccaaggatgaaccagacttgtggaggtctacaattgagGTTTTggatgatttattttgattttcccatgatgtcaagcaaagaggcactgagtttgaaggtaggccttgaaatatatccacaggtccacctccaattgactcaaatgatgtcaattagcctatcagaagcttctaaagctatgacatctttttctggaattttccaagctgtttaaaggcacagtcaacttagtgtatgtatatttctgacccactggtattgtgatacagtgaattttaagtgaaataatctgtctgtaaacaattgttggaaaaatgacttgtgtaaatgcacaaagtagatgtcccaaccgactttccaaaattctagtttgttaacaagaaatttgtggagtggttgaaaaacaagttttaaggactccaacctaactgtatgtaaaacttctgacttcaactgtaagcagacaacgaaagctcttacaatattcgatgatgacatttctctaaaacaggctataggctacatgtgcaccaccaagtcagaacagtagggtaAATTATTagagtgaggcacatgggctactaacagcttactacacaacatacacttagtattactttcttagctagagtatatatatctccctggcatattacataatttacgcagcagcatacaatacatttgtGGACTCACATtgctgtgctgtgctcacttgaacaggaaggtggtgcggcggtccttgggcaaattttgtcatcaaactttgtcatcaaagtatggctttctctggatttat
Protein-coding regions in this window:
- the LOC135539977 gene encoding limb region 1 homolog-like protein isoform X1; amino-acid sequence: MEAPEDVSVREQLFHDRVRETIICVLLFICLYIVSYLVITHYKRNAEFTIDNSEDATVNKIALWLCTFTLSVSVGAVLLLPLSILSNEVLLSFPQSYYMQWLNGSLIHGLWNIVFLFSNLSLVFLLPFAYFFTESEGFAGSKKGVMARLYETAVVLFLLTLLVLGMVWVASAILDDNMARQSLYDLWEYYLPYLYSCISLFGVLLLLLCTPLGLSRMFSVTGRLLVKPRLLEDLDETMSCAEFEEASLSRNLTSGNSLWINVNAEVLRNRFLNIQARRIALEIRKRASPWQRNLGYPLAMLLLLAVTVVCVLIVCYHVVELLFDDTAMPRGMEDPLLGAASFSMFGSLGAAVQVILILYLMISSVVGFYSSPLFTGLRPRAQDTTLTQIIGNCVSLLVLSSALPVFSRTLGITRFDLLGDFGRFNWLGNFHIVFLYNILFAGLTSACLINTLTWTVQRELIRAFGLHKLPSTVSRSTIPLRLLLANGLSKIQ
- the LOC135539977 gene encoding limb region 1 homolog-like protein isoform X2, which gives rise to MFLSPQICVLLFICLYIVSYLVITHYKRNAEFTIDNSEDATVNKIALWLCTFTLSVSVGAVLLLPLSILSNEVLLSFPQSYYMQWLNGSLIHGLWNIVFLFSNLSLVFLLPFAYFFTESEGFAGSKKGVMARLYETAVVLFLLTLLVLGMVWVASAILDDNMARQSLYDLWEYYLPYLYSCISLFGVLLLLLCTPLGLSRMFSVTGRLLVKPRLLEDLDETMSCAEFEEASLSRNLTSGNSLWINVNAEVLRNRFLNIQARRIALEIRKRASPWQRNLGYPLAMLLLLAVTVVCVLIVCYHVVELLFDDTAMPRGMEDPLLGAASFSMFGSLGAAVQVILILYLMISSVVGFYSSPLFTGLRPRAQDTTLTQIIGNCVSLLVLSSALPVFSRTLGITRFDLLGDFGRFNWLGNFHIVFLYNILFAGLTSACLINTLTWTVQRELIRAFGLHKLPSTVSRSTIPLRLLLANGLSKIQ
- the LOC135539979 gene encoding GTP-binding protein Rheb-like, which translates into the protein MPQPKYRKIAVIGYRSVGKSSLTIQFVEGQFVDSYDPTIENTFNKMVSVNGQDFNLQLVDTAGQDEYSIFPQSHSMDIHGYVLVYAVTSMKSFEVVQVLHDKLLDMVGKIQVPTVLVGNKKDLHMERVIKPEEGKKLADSWGAAFMESSAKENETAVELFKRIILEMERADGNVASEDKKCAVM